TACGATCACTGTTCCAGCAGTGAATGGAGCAAAGTCATCTCTTATAGCATGGAAGGCTACCATAGGCACGTCTCCCGCTTCCAACCATGATTCATCCGCTAGCGCTCCACCTGCATTGACCGACATGTGGACTTCAGCTGAAATTCCATTGTCACGGTACAGGTTCAAAGAATTCGGATATCCGAAACCGGATGGAGGTCCTACGACCAAAGTATCGATGTAGGATACAGAAGGGTCAAAGGGATTCGGGAGGAATTTCTCCAAGAAAAGTTCCGTTTCCGGCTTGTCCAAGGTAGTGTAGGCCTGAGCCATATATCCGCCCGATCCTTCACCGAAGAGTGCGATATGGTTGACATCCACTTGGAAATCCACCGCGTTGTCCTTGATGTAACGGACAGCCATTTTCGAATCCTGAAGTGCACGATATACCGCGTTAAGGAGTGTTCCTCTACGTGTCTGAACATCTGGAGCGATCGGATTCCATCCCAATCTGTAGTCGATGGAGACAGCTACGTATCCTCTACGTGCCCAAGCCTTACAGAGATCTACGGCCAAGCTATCGGTCTTCTGACCCATCATGCTACCATTGATCGGAGGAGGAAGGAAATTACCTGTATGCATATATACGATCACAGGTCGTTCCGCCTCGGTATCCACGCCATTGTCCGGGTGATAGATATCCATGCGGATATCGGTCACTTTCAATTGAGTGGTCTCGTCAGCCGGGTTATAGTAAGGGGCTGGATAGGGACTTCCAGCATCTGCCAATGCACTCAAGGTACCTATGTCGGTATTGAGTTGTGCTGAGGCCGTGAGGTCCGAAGTCAAGAAATCGATATTGGTCGCGTAGATGATATCCGATTGAACAGTGATCTGTTCATCGGTGAATACCTCATCGAGGTAACGGGTCTGCGCCCAAGAAAAATTAGCTGCAAGCACGAGAAGTACAACAGCAATAGCGTGTAAACGGTTTTTCATCGTTAGTATTTATTTGTTTGAAAAGAAAAAGGTCGTCAAATGTATCTATTTCAGTTCTAGTAATATAGATGCATAGAGAAGTCTACCAACACGGGGTCCTCCATAGACTTGGAGATTCTTATTGTCGAATGCCTGTTCCCACCGATTCTCCACATTCTGTGCGAAAAGAGGTCGGATGCCCATGATGTTACTCCCGCCAACTTTGAAAGTACACTTCAATTCAGGAACATAGAGGTTCAGCTGTGCATCTAACATATCATAAGTTGGAATGCTACCTGTGAACTGTGGCGAACCTTCGAAAAGGAAGCCCTCGATCCATTTGTAGTTGATACCATATCCGAAGTGTGGGATCTTTTTGAATAGGACCACCTCTCGTGCACTGATTCCAAGATTGAATTTGTGCTTCGGGGTGTTGAATGCAGGGATGATCGGGTCATCCTCACCACTGGTCAATTCGTTGAAGCTATAGTTCCCACTGAGGGCCATTTTCTTGAGATAGTAGTTGAATCCTATGCTGGCTCCTTGGGTGGTCACGATACTCTTTGCATTGGAAGAGACCCTGTAGGCGATGACATTGGTGGGAGGGGAGTTGATGACCTGAGGGTCGAAATCAGCGCTGATACCTAACTCGAATCCGATGAAGTCGGTATAGCGGCTATAATAGACTCCCCCATCGATGAAGAGGCTTTCGCTCAGCTTACCGCGGTATCCCAGCTCGATGGTTCGCACCTGCTCGGGTCGAATCGATTCCACATTGAAGAATTCCAAGGTATCGCGGTCCAGATTGGAGCGAAAGTTCGTGAATGAGTCTATGGTGATCAATGAATCCACACCTTCTTCAAAAGCTCCATTGACATTTCCGAGTAAGATGGCACGTCCAACATTATAATAGAGGTACTGATCGGCCAGGGTCGGATTACGTATTGCACTGGAAAAACTGGCTCTAAAGGTGCTGGTCTCCGAAGGAGTATATACCAAGGAGAATGCTGGTGAGGTGAGGTAGTCGTAGTTCTGATTCTTATCCACGCGCATCGTGAAACTCGCGCGGAGTTTCTCATCGATAAATCGCTTCTCCAATCCGATATACGCTCCCCACTCGCTGTTGGTGATCTCTACCCGACTGGAATCGAGTTTGACCCGCTGACCGTCCTCCAATATGAAATTGCCCAGGCTATCCCTCGCATAGGTATAGCCTAGCGTATCACTGAAAATCGTGCCGCGACTATCGGGGTTATACCAGCGTGCATTGGCGCCTACCGTGAAGTCGATATCCTGCCAATTGAAGCGATACTCCCCTTGAACGTGATTCAAGGAAGAGCGGTCATAGAAACGCGAACCCCCTTCGGTGAAGGTCTTGCTGGTGATCACATCGAAGATGGAATCGAAACGAGCGGTTCCTGGCTCGAAGAAAGCTGGAGTGAATTCGTCTGATAGGGCGTTGGTGATATCCACATTGGCCTGGTACAGACTGTCAAAGAGATCCGGCTCGGTGGCGATGAGGTCGAGCATGAGGTCGTTATAGAAGGCTATGGATGAATCCGGGTCGGAGAATCCCTGTTGCAAGGTCTCGAAGAAGAGATTGTCCACTACCGAAGTGTCCGGTCTGTAGGGTACGATACCAGCATCATAGAAATGCTGGAAGGTGGATTCGGGATTGGAGTCGTCTTCCAGGAAGGGGACGATATTCTGACTCCAAAAGGTCAAGAAATTGGTATTCCAAGTCCCATTGTCCATCTGAGCCTCTTGGATGCGCAGTGCAGTAGTCACGGCATCATACGTACGCCCCGCATCCTCTGAGGTGCGATAGGCACGTATGAACCACTTATCTGCCTCCCCGATCTCCAGTTTGTGCTGGTAGAATTCTACTCCTCGTAACGCATAGCGATTGTCACCTTGGTAGATGGTATTCCCTGTGCTGTAGTTGAAACCATAGTTGGCTGTTATCTTAGGGTCTATCTTGTACAATAGACCTACACTCAGTTTGGTGTTGTCGGTCTCATAGTTCACCAGATCGGTCTCCTTGTATCCATTACGCAGCCATTCGGTCAGGCCGGGACGTCCGTTGAATTGGGACGGTAATAGGTTGTCCGAGTTGTCATTGTTGAAACTCACGTCCTCATCCCCATAGACGTTGACCGCATCATAGCCGAAAGGATGATCGGCCGAGAAAGGCGATCCTTCAACCGGATCCAGATTGTCCGCCTCCCAGTCATCGGCCTCCATATAGAACCAGTTGAGTTCGTACCCGAATTTGGGATCACCGTCCTTATTGGTGGTGAAATCTGCTAGGCGCACTACGCGCTGGAAGAGGGAACGTTCTCCAGCTTTGACCTCTACGCTGACACCTGGGAAACTGAAGGGGTCCTTGGTGGTCATGTTCACCACCCCATTGAAGGCACCCGGCCCGAAGAATGCTGAACTTGCACCAGCTACTATCTCCACGTTCTTCACATCCAGATCGGAAGCGCCTAGGAAATTACCCAGCGAGAAGTTCAGTCCAGGTGACTGATTGTCCACACCATCGATCAATTGCAGGGAGCGCACCGGACTGGTCGAATTGAATCCTCTGGTATTGATGACCTTGAATCCCAGACTGGCCGAAGTGACATCCACCTCCTTCAGCGCGCCTAGGCTTTCGTAGAAATTGCCAGAGGCTGCCTCTTTGATGGCCAGCACATCCATCGACTCAACTGTCAAGGCTGCCTGTTGTTGCTTCTGGGATATCCGCTGGGCCTTTACTTCTACGGCCTCCATCACCACCGCATCGGT
This DNA window, taken from Flavobacteriales bacterium, encodes the following:
- a CDS encoding alpha/beta hydrolase — protein: MKNRLHAIAVVLLVLAANFSWAQTRYLDEVFTDEQITVQSDIIYATNIDFLTSDLTASAQLNTDIGTLSALADAGSPYPAPYYNPADETTQLKVTDIRMDIYHPDNGVDTEAERPVIVYMHTGNFLPPPINGSMMGQKTDSLAVDLCKAWARRGYVAVSIDYRLGWNPIAPDVQTRRGTLLNAVYRALQDSKMAVRYIKDNAVDFQVDVNHIALFGEGSGGYMAQAYTTLDKPETELFLEKFLPNPFDPSVSYIDTLVVGPPSGFGYPNSLNLYRDNGISAEVHMSVNAGGALADESWLEAGDVPMVAFHAIRDDFAPFTAGTVIVPTTQEEVVDVHGSNFFIQKANDLGNNDVFAGLPDGDPYTDRARSLYGTIWETSNEGMETVNPTPEGLFSVVQPLQPFLTNISAPWQWWDPNAPLSQVEVAPGVTTHMAQLQSNPNMSEMQSDAFQDTINGFLLPRLTCAFELPGNPCEPPASADNFCDAIGITVDGGAVTTTNVAATADGPQAACWFDTDVEN
- a CDS encoding TonB-dependent receptor, with product MRAALFFFIFSIVSSIGSMAQTEIKGKVYDEINKEGLIGASVVIDGTTIGVTTDINGEFILTTDRELPLQLLISYISYRKKYVTVTSNNASNLRIAMQTDAVVMEAVEVKAQRISQKQQQAALTVESMDVLAIKEAASGNFYESLGALKEVDVTSASLGFKVINTRGFNSTSPVRSLQLIDGVDNQSPGLNFSLGNFLGASDLDVKNVEIVAGASSAFFGPGAFNGVVNMTTKDPFSFPGVSVEVKAGERSLFQRVVRLADFTTNKDGDPKFGYELNWFYMEADDWEADNLDPVEGSPFSADHPFGYDAVNVYGDEDVSFNNDNSDNLLPSQFNGRPGLTEWLRNGYKETDLVNYETDNTKLSVGLLYKIDPKITANYGFNYSTGNTIYQGDNRYALRGVEFYQHKLEIGEADKWFIRAYRTSEDAGRTYDAVTTALRIQEAQMDNGTWNTNFLTFWSQNIVPFLEDDSNPESTFQHFYDAGIVPYRPDTSVVDNLFFETLQQGFSDPDSSIAFYNDLMLDLIATEPDLFDSLYQANVDITNALSDEFTPAFFEPGTARFDSIFDVITSKTFTEGGSRFYDRSSLNHVQGEYRFNWQDIDFTVGANARWYNPDSRGTIFSDTLGYTYARDSLGNFILEDGQRVKLDSSRVEITNSEWGAYIGLEKRFIDEKLRASFTMRVDKNQNYDYLTSPAFSLVYTPSETSTFRASFSSAIRNPTLADQYLYYNVGRAILLGNVNGAFEEGVDSLITIDSFTNFRSNLDRDTLEFFNVESIRPEQVRTIELGYRGKLSESLFIDGGVYYSRYTDFIGFELGISADFDPQVINSPPTNVIAYRVSSNAKSIVTTQGASIGFNYYLKKMALSGNYSFNELTSGEDDPIIPAFNTPKHKFNLGISAREVVLFKKIPHFGYGINYKWIEGFLFEGSPQFTGSIPTYDMLDAQLNLYVPELKCTFKVGGSNIMGIRPLFAQNVENRWEQAFDNKNLQVYGGPRVGRLLYASILLELK